AGCCACGCTCGATACACTGGCGACCCAGGCCAATGCCGACCCGCTGGTGCGCAAGGTCCATGACAGCTACATGACCTTCAAGGCCAATCACGATCGCTGGGCTGCCGTCAGCGAGGGGCCATGGCACAAAGACATCCTGGGAGTGTGAGATGAGAGCCGTGGAAACCTTCGTCCACGGGACCGAGGCGGTGGTGCGGTTCTTTGGTTGGGCTGCCGCCTGGATCTGCGTGCTGCTGGTGCTGATGGTCACGGGGGATGTCTTCCTGCGTTACTTCTTCCGGATCGGTGCATTGTGGCTCCAAGAGCTGCAGTGGCACCTCATCTCACCCATCGCGCTGTTCGGCATGTCCTACGCCCTCTACTGCGGGGAGCAGGTGCGGGTGGACGTGTTCTACGAGCGCTTTCCCGATGGGCTTCGCCGCGCCATCGAGGTGCTCGGCGGACTGCTGCTGATGGGTATAGCGCTCTATGTCGCCTGGCTGACACTACCCTGGCTCAGCCAATCCTGGTTGCGCAACGAAGGGTCACCCAACCCTGGTGGCCTACCCTGGCGCTGGGCGCTCAAGGCCTTCATCCCCTTCGGCTTCGTGCTGCTTGCCATGCAGAGCCTGGCACATGCGCTGCGTCACGCTTTTGCCCTTCCTCCACGAGGTGAATGATGTCTCCCAATGAGTGGCTAGCGATCGGCATGATCGTGGCATTCTTCGTGCTGCTGTTGATTGGCTTGCCAGTGGGCATCGCGATCGCCGCCACGGCCTTCGTCTTCGGCTACGTCGGCTTCGGTCCCATGCTGTTCAACCTGCTACCGTCGCGCATCTACGGGGTAGTGACGAATTACACCTTCATGGCCATACCGCTGTTCGTGTTCATGGGCGTGATGCTCGAGAAATCGAAACTGGCCGAGGAGCTGATCGATGTGGTCGGCCACCTGTTCGGTGGCGTCTCAGGTGGCATGGGGGTGGCGATCATCTTCGTCGGCGTCCTGCTGGGTGCGGCCACCGGCATCGTCGGGGCCACCATCGTTACTCTCGGCCTGCTGACGCTGCCGACCCTGCTTCGCCGCGGCTATCCCAAGTCTCTGGCGACGGGGATGATCTGCGCCTCGGGAACCCTCGGGCAGATCATCCCGCCAAGCCTGGTACTGATCCTGCTGGCCGAGATTCTTGGGGAATCCGTCGGCACCATGTTCGCCGCCGCCATGGTGCCCGGCCTGACCCTGGCAGCGGTCTACATCATCGCCATTCTGGGTCTGGCCGCGCTGCGCCCGGGCTTGATGCCGCCGATTCCCCTGGAGGAGCGCTCCGCCATGTCGCGCGGCGTGCTGGTTCGCAAGGTGCTGCTGGTGGTGGGCCCGCCGGTCGGCCTGGTGGTGGCGGTGCTCGGCTCGATCATCGGTGGCATTGCCGCGCCCACCGAGGCGGCCGCCATGGGGGCGGTCGGTGCCATGCTGTTCGTCGCGCTCTCCGGCCGCCTGACGCTGGGCCTGCTCACGGAGGTGGCCAAGGCCACACTGCTGATTTCCGCCATGGTGTTCTTCATTCTGATCTGCGCCCAGGTCTTCGGCCTGGCCTTCCGTGGCTTGGGCGGCGAACATCTGGTGGGTCGCATGTTCGACTGGGTCCCGGGCGGCGAGTCCGGTGCGCTGCTGTTCATGCTGCTGCTGATGTTCGTGCTCGGCTTCTTCCTCGAGTGGATCGAGATCACCTATATCGCCCTGCCGCTGTTCCTGCCGTTCTTCGTCCAGATGGGCGTGGACATGGTGTGGATGGGTATACTGATCGGCCTGATCCTGCAGACCTCGTTTCTGACCCCGCCCTTCGGCTGGTCGCTGTTCTTCCTCAAGGGGGTTGCCCCCCGGGAGGTGAGTACGCTGGACATCTACAAGGGAGCGCTGCCGTTCATTGCACTGCAGTTCCTGGCAGTGGGGCTGGTGTTTGCCTTTCCCGCCATCGCCACCTGGCTACCCGCGGCGATAGGCTGGTGAGCCGATCCGCATAAGAAGAATCAACAAGGAGAGCCGATGATTCACACTCGACGCAGTTACGGCGGCATGTGCGTAGCCCCCCACCATCTTGCCGCCGAAGCGGGACGCGACGTGCTCAAGGAGGGCGGCAACGCCGTGGAAGCGATGGTCGCGGCGGCCGCGACCATCGCCGTGGTCTATCCGCACATGAACGCCATCGGCGGCGACGGCTTCTGGCTGATCCACGAGCCCGGCAAGGCGCCGGTGGCGATCGACGCCTGCGGCCCCGCCGCCGGCCTCGCCACGCCCGAGTTCTACGCCGGCCATGACGCCATTCCCGAGCGCGGCCCGCTGGCAACCCTGACCATGGCCGGCACCGTGGGCGGTTGGCAGGAGGCGCTCGAGGTGTCGCGGGGCTGGGGCGGCAAACTGCCGCTATCGCGACTGTTCGGCGATGCCGCCCACCATGCCCGCCAGGGTGTGGCGGTGTCGAAAAGCCAGCAGGCGCTGACGACTCGCCACCGCCACACCTTGGTCGGCAGCCCAGGCTTCGCCGAGACGTTCCTCGTCGACGGCAACGCGCCTGTCGAGGGCAGCCGCCTGCGCCAGCCCCGCCTGGCGACGACGCTCGAGCATCTCGCCAAGGCGGGGCTTGACGATTTCTATCGCGGCGAGCTCGCCGCCGGCATGGCGCGCGACCTGGAAGCGCTGGGCAGCCCGCTGCGTCTGGCGGATTTCGCCAGCTACCGCGCCCAGCGGGTCGCCCCGCTCGAGGTTGCCCTCAAGGATGCCACACTCTACAACCTGCCCGCCCCCACCCAGGGCATCGCCTCGCTGCTGATCCTGGCGCTCTATGAGCGGCTCGAGGTGGCCGAAGGCAAGAGCGTGGCCCACCTGCATGGGCTGATCGAGGCGACCAAGCGCGCCTTCATCCTGCGCGACCGCTGCGTGACCGATCCCGGTCGCTTGCCGGTGACGCTGCAGAGCCTGCTCGAGGAGGACAATCTCATCCGGGAGGCCGCGCAAATCGACATGGCCAGTGCCCTGCCCTGGCCCCATGAGCCGGCAGCTGGCGATACCATCTGGATGGGTTGCGTGGATGCTGAAGGCCGTGCGGTGAGCTTCATCCAGAGCATCTTCTGGGAGTTCGGCAGCGGTGTGGTGTTGCCCGAGAGCGGTGTGCTGTGGCAGAACCGCGGCATCAGCTTCGAGCTGGACGGAGAAGCGCTGCGCGGCCTCGCCCCGGGCCGCAAGCCCTTTCATACGCTCAACCCCGCCCTGGCCCGCTTCCGGGATGGGCGCACGCTGGTCTACGGCACCATGGGCGGCGAGGGTCAGCCGCAGACCCAGGCCGCGGTGTTCTCCCGCTACGCCTTC
This DNA window, taken from Halomonas sp. TA22, encodes the following:
- a CDS encoding TRAP transporter small permease subunit; amino-acid sequence: MRAVETFVHGTEAVVRFFGWAAAWICVLLVLMVTGDVFLRYFFRIGALWLQELQWHLISPIALFGMSYALYCGEQVRVDVFYERFPDGLRRAIEVLGGLLLMGIALYVAWLTLPWLSQSWLRNEGSPNPGGLPWRWALKAFIPFGFVLLAMQSLAHALRHAFALPPRGE
- a CDS encoding TRAP transporter large permease subunit, whose product is MSPNEWLAIGMIVAFFVLLLIGLPVGIAIAATAFVFGYVGFGPMLFNLLPSRIYGVVTNYTFMAIPLFVFMGVMLEKSKLAEELIDVVGHLFGGVSGGMGVAIIFVGVLLGAATGIVGATIVTLGLLTLPTLLRRGYPKSLATGMICASGTLGQIIPPSLVLILLAEILGESVGTMFAAAMVPGLTLAAVYIIAILGLAALRPGLMPPIPLEERSAMSRGVLVRKVLLVVGPPVGLVVAVLGSIIGGIAAPTEAAAMGAVGAMLFVALSGRLTLGLLTEVAKATLLISAMVFFILICAQVFGLAFRGLGGEHLVGRMFDWVPGGESGALLFMLLLMFVLGFFLEWIEITYIALPLFLPFFVQMGVDMVWMGILIGLILQTSFLTPPFGWSLFFLKGVAPREVSTLDIYKGALPFIALQFLAVGLVFAFPAIATWLPAAIGW
- a CDS encoding gamma-glutamyltransferase family protein, whose protein sequence is MIHTRRSYGGMCVAPHHLAAEAGRDVLKEGGNAVEAMVAAAATIAVVYPHMNAIGGDGFWLIHEPGKAPVAIDACGPAAGLATPEFYAGHDAIPERGPLATLTMAGTVGGWQEALEVSRGWGGKLPLSRLFGDAAHHARQGVAVSKSQQALTTRHRHTLVGSPGFAETFLVDGNAPVEGSRLRQPRLATTLEHLAKAGLDDFYRGELAAGMARDLEALGSPLRLADFASYRAQRVAPLEVALKDATLYNLPAPTQGIASLLILALYERLEVAEGKSVAHLHGLIEATKRAFILRDRCVTDPGRLPVTLQSLLEEDNLIREAAQIDMASALPWPHEPAAGDTIWMGCVDAEGRAVSFIQSIFWEFGSGVVLPESGVLWQNRGISFELDGEALRGLAPGRKPFHTLNPALARFRDGRTLVYGTMGGEGQPQTQAAVFSRYAFQGESLQQAVTAPRWLLGRTWGESTTTLKLEPRFYPAMVSALRALGHEVEVLEEAFSDTMGHAGGIVHHPDGLIEGAHDPRSDGGAAGY